The Corynebacterium simulans genome contains a region encoding:
- the folE gene encoding GTP cyclohydrolase I FolE, producing MSNNIPARGEFDQARAEAAIRELLIAVGEDPDREGLQETPARVARAYKEVFAGLHADPTEVLHKTFAEEHQELVLVRDIPIYSTCEHHLVPFYGVAHIGYIPGPDGQVTGLSKLARLADMYAKRPQVQERLTSQIADALVEVLHAQSVIVVIECEHLCMAMRGIRKPGATTTTSAVRGGFKSNAASRAEVMSLIRS from the coding sequence ATGAGCAATAACATCCCCGCCAGGGGCGAATTTGATCAGGCCCGCGCGGAGGCAGCGATCCGCGAGTTGCTCATCGCAGTAGGGGAGGACCCCGACCGCGAGGGCCTGCAGGAGACGCCAGCCCGAGTCGCGCGCGCTTACAAGGAAGTCTTCGCCGGCCTGCACGCGGACCCAACCGAGGTCCTGCACAAGACCTTCGCCGAGGAGCACCAAGAACTGGTCTTGGTGCGCGATATCCCGATTTACTCCACCTGCGAGCACCACCTGGTGCCTTTCTACGGCGTGGCGCACATCGGCTACATCCCGGGCCCAGACGGCCAGGTCACCGGCCTGTCCAAGCTAGCCCGCCTGGCCGATATGTACGCCAAGCGTCCGCAAGTCCAGGAGCGTCTGACCTCCCAGATTGCCGATGCCCTGGTGGAGGTCCTCCACGCGCAATCTGTCATCGTGGTCATCGAATGCGAGCACCTGTGCATGGCCATGCGCGGCATCCGCAAGCCTGGCGCTACCACCACGACCTCGGCCGTCCGCGGCGGTTTCAAGTCCAATGCCGCTTCCCGCGCTGAGGTAATGAGCCTTATTAGGAGCTAG
- the ftsH gene encoding ATP-dependent zinc metalloprotease FtsH — translation MKNKKLLRYGGIAALVLVALYAFTFFTNDARNYVQVETSVAVKQLTDKNVAEAQIDDREQQLRLKLKKPVTVEEREGVEEIIAKYPARAGEQIFNSVKDSGAEKYQTKVTQESFLGSMVSFLLPMIILFAFLFWFMSRMQQNGGGMFGIGGSKAKELTKDMPTNTFEDVAGADEAVDELQEIKDFLDEPERYHALGAKIPRGVLLYGPPGTGKTLLARAVAGEAGVPFFSISGSDFVEMFVGVGASRVRDLFKQAKENSPCIIFVDEIDAVGRQRGSGTGGGHDEREQTLNQLLVEMDGFGDREGVILIAATNRPDILDPALLRPGRFDRQIPVTNPDLAGREEILRVHAKDKPLAKEVDVAQLAKRTAGMSGADLANVLNEAALLTARIGGNVITYDALEEATDRVVGGPRRQGKIISEHEKKVTAYHEGGHTLAAWALKDIERVYKVTILARGRTGGHAMTSQEDDKGMYTRDELFSRLVFAMGGRAAEELVFGAPTTGASSDIENATKIARSMLTEYGFSPDLGTVKYGKEQGDPFGYGMGGGSIEYSEDVATRIDEQMRYLLDRAHQQAYDILAEHRDYLDKLAEMLLDKETLRRPDLEGIFEGIEPRAAFDVFPNEDDRFPRQAGREPVKTPAELAKERGEELPPRMTLVEASRAARERRLAGQDPQPTGEIGFNFGQHAGDKVDSEKNTFFAPEEKQAEKPAQPAPAPETPAGQAPSDRPTTEIPRVGSRHAKPQPDRDQWSSFGENQRANNPYNAPRSGNQGQASPYKDSDEQ, via the coding sequence ATGAAAAACAAGAAACTCCTTCGCTACGGCGGAATCGCAGCGCTTGTACTCGTAGCGCTTTATGCATTCACCTTCTTTACCAACGATGCACGCAACTACGTCCAGGTGGAGACATCCGTAGCGGTCAAGCAGCTGACGGACAAAAACGTCGCTGAGGCGCAAATCGACGACCGCGAACAGCAGCTGCGCCTCAAGCTCAAAAAGCCAGTGACGGTGGAAGAGCGCGAGGGCGTCGAAGAAATCATCGCCAAGTACCCGGCCCGCGCCGGCGAACAGATCTTTAACTCTGTTAAGGACTCCGGCGCGGAGAAGTACCAGACCAAGGTCACCCAGGAATCTTTCCTGGGCTCGATGGTCAGCTTCCTGTTGCCGATGATCATCCTGTTCGCGTTCCTGTTCTGGTTCATGTCCCGCATGCAGCAAAACGGCGGCGGGATGTTCGGTATCGGCGGCTCCAAGGCCAAGGAGCTGACCAAGGACATGCCCACCAACACGTTCGAGGACGTGGCTGGTGCCGATGAAGCAGTGGACGAGCTGCAGGAAATCAAGGATTTCTTGGACGAGCCCGAGCGCTACCATGCCCTCGGCGCGAAGATTCCGCGCGGCGTGTTGCTCTACGGCCCTCCCGGCACAGGTAAGACGCTGCTGGCCCGCGCCGTTGCGGGCGAGGCGGGAGTTCCTTTCTTCTCCATCTCCGGCTCGGACTTCGTGGAGATGTTCGTCGGCGTGGGTGCTTCCCGCGTGCGCGACCTGTTTAAGCAGGCGAAGGAAAACAGCCCGTGCATCATCTTCGTCGACGAGATTGACGCCGTGGGCCGCCAGCGTGGCTCCGGCACCGGCGGCGGACATGACGAGCGCGAGCAGACCCTGAACCAGCTGCTGGTGGAAATGGACGGCTTCGGCGACCGCGAGGGCGTCATCCTCATCGCGGCCACCAACCGCCCAGACATCCTGGACCCGGCGCTGCTGCGCCCGGGCCGCTTCGACCGCCAGATTCCGGTTACTAACCCAGACCTGGCTGGCCGCGAGGAGATTCTGCGCGTCCACGCTAAGGACAAGCCTTTGGCCAAGGAAGTCGACGTCGCCCAGCTGGCCAAGCGCACCGCCGGTATGTCCGGCGCGGACCTGGCTAACGTCCTGAACGAGGCTGCACTTTTGACCGCCCGCATTGGCGGCAATGTGATTACTTATGACGCTCTCGAGGAGGCCACCGACCGCGTCGTCGGCGGTCCGCGCCGCCAAGGCAAGATCATCTCCGAGCACGAGAAGAAGGTCACCGCGTACCACGAGGGCGGCCACACCTTGGCCGCTTGGGCGCTCAAGGACATTGAGCGCGTTTACAAGGTCACCATCTTGGCCCGTGGCCGCACCGGTGGCCACGCGATGACCTCGCAGGAAGACGACAAGGGCATGTACACCCGCGACGAGCTCTTCTCCCGCTTGGTCTTTGCCATGGGCGGCCGTGCTGCCGAGGAGCTCGTGTTCGGCGCGCCGACAACCGGCGCCTCCTCTGATATTGAAAACGCCACCAAGATCGCTCGTTCCATGCTGACCGAGTACGGCTTCTCCCCGGACCTTGGCACCGTGAAATACGGCAAGGAGCAGGGCGACCCATTCGGCTACGGCATGGGCGGCGGTTCCATCGAGTACTCCGAAGACGTGGCTACCCGCATCGACGAGCAGATGCGCTACTTGTTGGATCGCGCGCATCAGCAGGCCTACGACATCTTGGCGGAGCACCGCGACTACCTGGATAAGCTCGCGGAGATGCTGCTGGACAAGGAGACCCTCCGTCGCCCCGACCTGGAGGGCATCTTTGAGGGCATCGAGCCACGCGCGGCTTTCGACGTCTTCCCGAACGAGGACGATCGCTTCCCGCGCCAGGCTGGCCGCGAGCCAGTCAAGACTCCGGCCGAGTTGGCCAAGGAACGCGGCGAGGAGCTGCCACCGCGCATGACTTTGGTTGAGGCTTCCCGTGCGGCACGCGAGCGTCGCCTAGCAGGCCAGGACCCACAGCCCACCGGCGAGATTGGCTTCAACTTTGGCCAGCACGCGGGCGACAAGGTCGATAGCGAGAAAAACACTTTCTTCGCACCAGAAGAAAAACAAGCCGAAAAGCCGGCACAGCCTGCTCCGGCTCCCGAAACTCCCGCTGGCCAGGCCCCGAGCGACCGCCCGACCACCGAAATTCCCCGCGTCGGCAGCCGCCACGCCAAGCCGCAGCCTGACCGCGACCAGTGGTCCAGCTTCGGCGAGAACCAGCGTGCCAATAACCCGTACAACGCGCCTCGCTCTGGCAACCAGGGCCAGGCCAGTCCCTACAAGGATTCAGATGAGCAATAA
- the folB gene encoding dihydroneopterin aldolase, which translates to MADRIELTGLECFGYHGVFEEEKREGQPFLVDITCWTEFPTTDDLANTVSYAELADVAADIVEGPSRDLIETVANEVADTVMQRYDLLHAVEVTIHKPKAPIPRTFADVAVVARRSRKSMRGGK; encoded by the coding sequence ATGGCAGACCGCATCGAACTGACCGGCCTGGAGTGCTTTGGCTACCACGGTGTCTTCGAAGAAGAAAAGCGCGAGGGTCAGCCCTTCCTGGTGGACATCACCTGCTGGACTGAGTTCCCAACCACAGATGACCTTGCGAACACCGTAAGCTACGCCGAGCTTGCCGACGTCGCGGCGGACATCGTCGAGGGCCCGTCGCGCGATCTCATCGAGACCGTGGCCAACGAGGTGGCCGATACCGTGATGCAGCGTTATGACCTGCTGCATGCGGTCGAGGTGACCATTCATAAGCCGAAGGCGCCGATTCCGCGCACCTTCGCCGACGTCGCCGTCGTGGCGCGTCGCTCGCGAAAGAGCATGCGAGGAGGCAAGTGA
- the hpt gene encoding hypoxanthine phosphoribosyltransferase, with protein MHDKKDFNVPANAYGKDVEAVLIGEEELQARIQEMADNVAAKYKDAEEELILVCVLKGAVFFMTDFARKLSIPSQMEFMAVSSYGNATSSSGVVRILKDLDRDIEGRDVLIVEDIIDSGLTLSWLIRNLKGRNPRSLEVVTLLRKPEVIRAEIDLFDVGFDIPNEFVIGYGLDYAERYRDLPYVGTLHPDVYTNK; from the coding sequence GTGCACGACAAAAAAGATTTCAACGTCCCAGCAAATGCTTACGGCAAAGACGTCGAAGCCGTCCTCATTGGCGAGGAAGAGCTGCAAGCACGAATCCAGGAAATGGCGGATAACGTAGCCGCTAAATATAAGGACGCAGAGGAAGAACTCATCCTCGTTTGCGTGCTCAAGGGAGCCGTTTTCTTCATGACGGACTTCGCGCGCAAGCTGTCTATTCCTTCCCAGATGGAGTTCATGGCGGTTTCTTCCTACGGCAACGCCACCTCCTCTTCCGGCGTGGTCCGCATCTTGAAGGACCTTGACCGCGACATCGAAGGCCGCGACGTTCTCATCGTTGAGGACATCATCGACTCTGGCCTCACCCTGTCCTGGCTGATCCGCAACCTCAAGGGCCGCAACCCGCGCTCCCTCGAGGTGGTCACCTTGCTGCGTAAGCCGGAGGTCATTCGTGCCGAGATCGATCTGTTCGATGTTGGATTCGATATTCCGAACGAGTTCGTCATCGGCTACGGTCTCGACTACGCGGAGCGTTACCGCGACCTGCCTTACGTCGGCACCTTGCATCCAGACGTCTACACCAACAAATAG
- a CDS encoding DUF6779 domain-containing protein, protein MTAPTPEPQQSAPKKADAGSIGLIALVILAVIASLVMLISGSASALKLALIAALWAAVLGFFMVVRYRREAAESAALLESERARKVEPTQGDSDIMEEIRRELASIRAQIEELSGREFTYEPAALHAEARRIMELEEKTREPEVNFTQASKGAPTADAVAGRLGSQPSARTPQHNPLDDIISQKVQQRVQQPAQAQTQQSQQAQQAQHQAQERARQNFGRPTFPAQGQAQQAQQAQQPQRQQAVSQPQAKPASAKPSQHFPGGQPQKSPESTFDTASFQTVRWDGQQGQQAQPQPQQARAAQHASHKHRAPEQEGSRGRRRSDEAREGSVSVAELMAAMKKKK, encoded by the coding sequence ATGACTGCTCCGACCCCTGAACCACAGCAATCCGCCCCCAAGAAAGCAGACGCCGGCTCGATTGGCCTTATTGCACTGGTGATTTTGGCCGTCATCGCCAGCTTGGTCATGCTCATTTCGGGCTCTGCTAGTGCTTTGAAACTGGCGCTCATCGCCGCATTGTGGGCGGCTGTCCTGGGCTTTTTCATGGTGGTGCGCTACCGCCGCGAGGCCGCGGAATCGGCCGCGCTGCTGGAATCTGAGCGCGCCCGCAAGGTCGAGCCAACCCAGGGCGATTCCGACATTATGGAGGAAATTCGGCGGGAGCTGGCCTCCATCCGCGCCCAGATTGAGGAGCTGTCTGGCCGCGAGTTCACCTATGAGCCAGCCGCGCTGCACGCAGAGGCACGTCGCATCATGGAGCTTGAGGAAAAGACCCGCGAGCCAGAGGTCAACTTCACCCAGGCTTCCAAGGGTGCGCCAACTGCCGACGCCGTCGCCGGCCGCCTCGGCTCCCAGCCCAGCGCCCGCACCCCGCAGCACAACCCGCTGGATGACATCATCTCCCAAAAGGTCCAACAGCGCGTTCAGCAGCCGGCGCAGGCGCAGACCCAGCAGTCCCAGCAGGCGCAGCAGGCGCAGCACCAGGCCCAGGAGCGCGCCCGCCAGAACTTCGGCCGTCCGACCTTCCCAGCGCAGGGGCAGGCACAGCAGGCACAGCAGGCACAACAGCCGCAACGCCAGCAAGCGGTCTCCCAGCCGCAAGCTAAGCCGGCCTCCGCAAAGCCGAGCCAGCACTTCCCAGGCGGCCAGCCGCAGAAGTCCCCGGAGTCTACTTTCGACACCGCTTCTTTCCAGACCGTGCGCTGGGATGGCCAGCAGGGCCAGCAGGCACAGCCGCAGCCGCAGCAGGCAAGGGCGGCGCAGCACGCTAGCCATAAGCACCGCGCGCCGGAGCAGGAAGGATCCCGCGGCCGTCGCCGTAGCGACGAGGCACGCGAGGGCTCTGTCTCAGTGGCCGAGCTCATGGCCGCAATGAAAAAGAAGAAGTAA
- a CDS encoding DUF3180 domain-containing protein codes for MKRTSIGWLVGVGLFVAAAAAILTSRFYGSMLAIPATVSISLWAVTAVCVFLTWKVRQAKSKEHGIGLDNSQLNPMTIAQFLLVGKASAWTGAIVGGGYLGMLVYVLPHANELVAAASDLTGVLTSALGGIAMAVAGVVLERHCEVPPDALGQT; via the coding sequence ATGAAGCGGACGTCGATAGGCTGGCTTGTCGGAGTAGGGCTCTTCGTTGCCGCTGCGGCTGCGATTTTGACCTCCCGCTTTTATGGCTCCATGCTGGCCATCCCGGCGACTGTCTCCATTTCCCTGTGGGCCGTGACGGCCGTGTGTGTCTTTTTGACGTGGAAGGTGCGCCAAGCCAAGAGCAAAGAACACGGTATTGGTCTAGATAACTCGCAGCTCAATCCCATGACCATCGCGCAGTTTCTGCTCGTGGGCAAAGCCTCGGCGTGGACCGGCGCCATCGTCGGCGGCGGCTACTTGGGCATGTTGGTCTATGTGCTTCCTCATGCGAATGAGCTGGTGGCCGCCGCTAGTGACCTTACGGGCGTGCTGACTTCCGCTCTCGGCGGCATCGCCATGGCAGTGGCTGGCGTGGTCTTGGAACGCCACTGCGAGGTGCCGCCCGACGCGCTGGGGCAGACTTAG
- the folK gene encoding 2-amino-4-hydroxy-6-hydroxymethyldihydropteridine diphosphokinase: protein MRAVLSIGSNMDDRRALLQTVFDEFAAETVAASPIYSTPPWGVTDQDEFLNAVLIVDVEESPLELLRRGQALEQAAERVRVRHWGPRTLDVDIVQVEGVTSSDPELTLPHPYAHERAFVLVPWLAADPDARLGDTPVADLIAALDPAEVEQVKLA from the coding sequence ATGCGCGCGGTACTTTCGATTGGCTCCAACATGGATGACCGCCGCGCATTGCTGCAGACGGTCTTCGACGAGTTCGCCGCGGAAACCGTGGCAGCCTCGCCCATTTATTCCACCCCGCCGTGGGGTGTTACGGACCAGGACGAGTTCCTTAACGCGGTGCTCATCGTGGACGTAGAGGAGAGCCCATTGGAGTTGCTGCGCCGCGGCCAGGCCCTTGAGCAGGCCGCCGAGCGCGTCCGCGTGCGCCACTGGGGCCCGCGCACCCTGGACGTGGACATCGTGCAGGTAGAAGGCGTGACCTCTAGCGATCCGGAACTGACGCTTCCGCATCCTTATGCCCACGAGCGCGCCTTCGTGCTGGTGCCATGGCTGGCTGCGGACCCAGATGCGCGGCTTGGCGATACCCCGGTTGCAGACCTCATCGCTGCGCTCGACCCGGCCGAGGTAGAGCAGGTGAAGCTGGCATGA
- the tilS gene encoding tRNA lysidine(34) synthetase TilS — MSSKYAAKPFWPRVSPNFLACRRAVVEWAQEAKPQESIAVGLSGGADSLALTAALVAEGFEVQALCVDHGLQPGSAEQAGKAAGQAESLGARAEVLKVEVADRGSLEAAARLARYQAFAGATRLPVAVAHTADDQAETLLLGALRGKVAGMLPAAEIEGVRVVRPLLQVRRAQTLAACEELGLAVWHDPQNRDTSFRRVALRREIIPQLSQLIGGDAVPALAQAAGDAALDDAALSNAALSKAALSNAAPGSEGLDAAELAALSEPVRRRILAAWLHEQGAEVTREVLRGVGKLCTNWHGQGGVAVAPSLKEQKIMGQRLEVRRVGGKLALLPGH; from the coding sequence ATGAGTTCTAAATACGCGGCAAAGCCCTTCTGGCCGCGAGTTTCGCCAAACTTTCTGGCCTGCCGCCGCGCGGTGGTGGAGTGGGCGCAGGAGGCAAAGCCACAAGAGAGCATAGCCGTGGGGCTCTCTGGCGGCGCCGATTCTTTGGCACTGACCGCGGCCTTGGTGGCCGAGGGCTTCGAGGTACAAGCCCTGTGCGTCGATCATGGCCTGCAGCCGGGTTCTGCCGAGCAAGCCGGGAAGGCCGCCGGCCAAGCAGAAAGCTTGGGCGCGCGGGCAGAAGTACTGAAGGTGGAGGTTGCAGATCGAGGCTCCCTGGAGGCCGCCGCGAGACTAGCGCGCTACCAGGCTTTCGCCGGTGCGACGCGGCTGCCCGTGGCCGTGGCGCATACCGCTGACGACCAAGCCGAGACCCTGCTGCTTGGCGCGCTGCGCGGCAAGGTCGCCGGCATGCTGCCTGCCGCCGAGATTGAGGGCGTGCGCGTGGTGCGCCCCCTGCTGCAGGTCCGCCGCGCGCAGACGCTTGCCGCCTGCGAAGAGCTGGGTCTTGCGGTTTGGCATGACCCGCAAAACCGCGATACCTCCTTCCGCCGCGTGGCGCTGCGCCGCGAGATCATCCCGCAGCTTTCCCAGCTGATCGGGGGAGACGCCGTGCCCGCACTCGCCCAGGCGGCGGGGGATGCCGCGCTTGACGACGCCGCGTTAAGTAACGCGGCGTTGAGTAAGGCGGCGTTAAGCAACGCGGCACCGGGAAGCGAAGGCCTCGACGCTGCGGAGTTGGCAGCTCTTAGCGAACCGGTGCGACGGCGTATCCTGGCTGCGTGGCTGCATGAGCAGGGGGCGGAAGTAACCCGTGAGGTGCTGCGCGGCGTCGGCAAGCTGTGCACCAACTGGCACGGACAGGGAGGCGTGGCCGTGGCGCCGAGCCTGAAAGAGCAAAAAATCATGGGGCAGAGGTTGGAAGTAAGAAGGGTTGGTGGCAAACTGGCACTATTGCCCGGTCACTAA
- the dacB gene encoding D-alanyl-D-alanine carboxypeptidase/D-alanyl-D-alanine endopeptidase gives MKAKHMWWTGTAVVMAAAIAGTAALGVNIQSAYNNLDHGTPYSQPTPATPLQVAQPGEVDLEALKARLDSQAKDPALATFGAQVIDTTSDELVWERDAQRPLTPASSTKVLTLAAATLALGEDERITTQVLQGEEEGTVVLRAAGDVWMTSAQLDDLAAQVGNAKRVVLDTSAWAGPQQAPGWDPENVDEGFVAPMQPAMLYGGRVGATTGDVPRSHTPATDLAHALAKRLGTDKVEEGDAPQAGVVLGEVHSAPLAERAQEAAKHSDNVMTEAIARELATARGKEASFQGATEATREVLEENDIDLNGVNIKDNSGLSTENRIPAAVLTRIVDIAATNDALRPLLGYLPLAGGEGTLYERYGDSPARGYVRAKTGTLTGVSALAGTAQGQSGRVYAFAFLVNDGDILAARKAQDALASVLHEF, from the coding sequence ATGAAAGCGAAGCATATGTGGTGGACGGGCACGGCCGTGGTGATGGCCGCTGCCATTGCAGGCACGGCTGCACTCGGGGTAAACATCCAGAGCGCCTACAACAATTTGGACCACGGGACCCCGTATTCTCAGCCCACGCCGGCGACACCTTTGCAGGTTGCCCAGCCCGGTGAGGTGGATTTAGAAGCGCTGAAGGCCCGCCTTGATTCCCAGGCTAAGGACCCCGCGTTGGCGACGTTCGGCGCGCAGGTCATCGACACCACCAGCGATGAGTTGGTGTGGGAGCGCGACGCCCAGCGCCCGCTGACGCCGGCATCTTCCACCAAGGTGTTAACCCTTGCCGCAGCCACGTTGGCACTCGGCGAGGACGAACGGATCACCACGCAGGTCCTGCAGGGCGAGGAGGAAGGCACGGTTGTGCTGCGCGCGGCTGGCGACGTCTGGATGACCTCCGCACAGCTCGATGACCTTGCCGCCCAGGTGGGAAACGCTAAGCGCGTGGTGCTGGATACTTCCGCATGGGCAGGCCCGCAACAGGCGCCGGGTTGGGACCCCGAGAATGTCGACGAGGGCTTCGTGGCGCCTATGCAGCCCGCGATGCTTTACGGCGGCCGCGTCGGCGCCACGACTGGCGACGTCCCACGTAGCCACACCCCGGCCACGGATCTTGCGCATGCACTGGCAAAACGCTTAGGCACCGACAAAGTCGAGGAAGGCGATGCCCCGCAGGCCGGCGTCGTGCTCGGTGAGGTGCACTCCGCGCCGCTGGCCGAACGCGCGCAGGAAGCCGCGAAGCATTCCGACAACGTCATGACCGAGGCCATTGCCCGCGAGCTGGCCACGGCCCGTGGAAAGGAAGCTAGCTTCCAAGGCGCTACCGAGGCCACCCGCGAGGTGCTCGAAGAAAACGACATCGACTTAAACGGCGTGAATATTAAGGACAACTCCGGGCTGTCCACCGAGAACCGCATCCCGGCGGCAGTGCTGACGCGCATCGTGGACATCGCCGCGACGAACGACGCCCTGCGCCCCCTGCTGGGTTATCTTCCGCTGGCCGGCGGCGAGGGAACCTTGTACGAGCGCTACGGCGATTCGCCTGCCCGCGGCTATGTTCGCGCCAAGACTGGCACGCTGACCGGCGTCTCTGCGCTGGCTGGTACCGCACAGGGCCAGTCCGGCCGCGTCTATGCCTTCGCCTTTTTGGTCAACGACGGTGACATCTTGGCCGCCCGCAAGGCCCAAGACGCGCTGGCCAGCGTGCTACATGAGTTCTAA
- the folP gene encoding dihydropteroate synthase translates to MTVSDLTVPGRTLVMGIVNVTEDSFSDGGRWLNIDAAIEHARELVAAGADIIDVGGESTRPGAVRVDAKDEENRVVPVIRALHEEGIKTSVDTMRASVAAASASAGVDLINDVSGGLADPDMLAVMVDSALPVCLMHWRTVQFGSAAGSADHGGDVVRDVHERLAQLSDAALAAGVRADNIVLDPGLGFAKTPQDNWALLKALPSFLEGEFPILVGASRKRFLAAIREDRGAEASPVLADPATAAVTAISAQMGAWGVRVHEVGVSRDAVDVAAAWNAGLAYSGGVNATRSYTNGAASKEGNR, encoded by the coding sequence ATGACTGTCAGTGACTTGACCGTCCCGGGCCGCACGCTGGTCATGGGAATCGTGAACGTCACCGAGGATTCTTTTTCTGACGGCGGGCGGTGGCTCAACATCGACGCCGCGATTGAGCACGCCCGCGAATTGGTCGCGGCGGGTGCAGACATCATCGATGTTGGCGGCGAATCCACCCGCCCCGGCGCAGTCCGCGTGGACGCGAAGGACGAGGAAAACCGCGTGGTTCCGGTCATCCGCGCGCTGCACGAGGAGGGCATCAAAACCTCCGTGGATACGATGCGTGCGTCGGTGGCGGCGGCGTCGGCAAGCGCGGGCGTGGACCTCATCAACGATGTCTCCGGCGGGCTTGCGGACCCTGACATGCTGGCCGTGATGGTCGATAGCGCGCTGCCCGTGTGTCTGATGCACTGGCGTACCGTACAGTTCGGCTCCGCCGCCGGCAGTGCGGACCATGGCGGCGATGTCGTGCGCGACGTGCACGAACGCCTAGCGCAGCTGAGCGACGCCGCCCTTGCAGCAGGCGTGCGCGCTGACAACATCGTCCTGGATCCGGGCCTGGGCTTTGCCAAGACTCCGCAGGATAACTGGGCGTTATTGAAGGCACTGCCGAGCTTCCTTGAGGGCGAGTTTCCGATTCTCGTGGGCGCTTCCCGCAAGCGCTTCCTCGCCGCCATCCGTGAGGACCGCGGCGCGGAAGCCTCGCCCGTGCTCGCCGATCCCGCCACCGCCGCTGTCACCGCAATCTCCGCGCAAATGGGCGCGTGGGGCGTGCGCGTGCACGAGGTCGGCGTCTCCCGCGATGCCGTCGACGTCGCCGCCGCGTGGAACGCTGGCTTGGCCTATTCTGGCGGCGTAAACGCCACCCGCAGCTACACCAACGGCGCTGCGTCTAAGGAAGGAAACCGCTAA